Proteins co-encoded in one Paraburkholderia terrae genomic window:
- a CDS encoding MerR family transcriptional regulator — protein MNNTVDDPEVVPRYRIGAVARMANLPVGTLRIWERRYGVVAPPTTQSGHRLYSEADVRRVAMIKGLVDRGYSIGSIATLQTGELERLAFMHVDKTPVSPLTEGRPGLRLRIVGTALAQTIRQHLHAMQAELASEPKVFENMTSAFTERMNQPADVLIIHLPSLHADDVERVLALSASTHAENIVVVYSFAAANTINLLERVGVRTIREPLDQASIAHMMSDIQRKTGQAATQPDMREPAPQRHYSDETLMAMAHASTTVACECPKHLASIIMQLSAFEQYSVSCASRTPADALLHVYLANISGRARAMFEHALLRLEREERWALEKSLTAR, from the coding sequence ATGAACAACACAGTGGATGATCCAGAAGTCGTGCCGCGTTATCGCATCGGGGCCGTCGCTCGTATGGCGAATCTTCCCGTGGGCACGCTGCGTATCTGGGAGCGCCGATATGGCGTCGTTGCGCCGCCCACCACGCAATCCGGGCATCGCCTGTACAGCGAAGCCGACGTGCGGCGCGTCGCGATGATCAAGGGGCTCGTCGATCGCGGCTATTCGATCGGCTCGATCGCCACCTTGCAGACGGGCGAACTCGAACGGCTCGCGTTCATGCATGTCGACAAGACGCCTGTGTCGCCGCTCACGGAGGGGCGGCCGGGCTTGCGGCTGCGCATCGTCGGCACGGCGCTCGCGCAGACCATCCGCCAGCATCTGCACGCGATGCAGGCCGAACTCGCGAGCGAGCCGAAAGTCTTCGAGAACATGACGTCCGCGTTCACCGAGCGCATGAACCAGCCCGCCGATGTGCTGATCATTCATCTGCCGTCGCTGCATGCGGACGATGTCGAGCGCGTGCTCGCGTTGAGCGCATCGACTCACGCGGAGAACATCGTCGTGGTGTATTCGTTCGCTGCCGCCAACACGATCAATCTGCTGGAGCGCGTCGGCGTGCGCACGATACGCGAGCCGCTCGATCAGGCATCGATCGCGCATATGATGAGCGACATCCAGCGCAAGACGGGACAAGCCGCCACGCAGCCCGACATGCGCGAGCCCGCGCCGCAGCGGCACTACTCCGACGAAACCTTGATGGCGATGGCGCATGCGTCGACCACCGTCGCGTGCGAATGCCCGAAGCATCTTGCGAGCATCATCATGCAGCTGAGCGCATTCGAGCAGTACAGCGTCAGCTGCGCTTCGCGCACGCCCGCCGATGCGCTGCTACATGTGTATCTGGCGAACATCTCGGGCCGTGCGCGCGCGATGTTCGAACATGCGTTGCTGCGACTCGAACGCGAGGAACGTTGGGCGCTGGAAAAATCGCTGACAGCGCGTTGA
- a CDS encoding ABC transporter substrate-binding protein: protein MKAGKFKARTAIAAAALAVAAAVSPFAATTAEAGTMTINIAFKGASQRAVWQSVIDDFKKAHPDIDVKASFVDEEAYKVQLPGWLSTVAPDVVNWHNGERMAYYARRGLFEDLSGDWKKNGWDNMYASTKESSTYNGKQYAAPTVYYSWGLFYRKDLFQKAGIASEPKTWDQLMDACKKLKAAGITPFAVGGRDAWTLAGWFDYLDLRINGNAFHQKLMAGEVPYTDPRVKKVYTTWKQLLDDKDFIDNSLSYDLDAAQPFLFQGKAAMMLMGTFITGGFPPNVKPNMSYFQFPIIDSNVPTAEDGPVESLHIPAKAKNKADAHTFLAFVETPEQGAKLATGLGSLSANSKSPEPEDPISKIGFQILSNTKGGIAQFYDRDMTKEMADEGMKGMQQFIADPTKIDAILAQLEQTRKRIYKK from the coding sequence ATGAAAGCAGGAAAATTCAAAGCGCGCACCGCAATTGCAGCGGCAGCCCTCGCAGTCGCCGCAGCCGTCTCGCCGTTCGCGGCGACGACGGCCGAGGCGGGCACGATGACGATCAACATCGCGTTCAAAGGCGCAAGCCAGCGCGCAGTGTGGCAATCGGTGATCGACGACTTCAAGAAGGCGCATCCCGACATCGACGTGAAGGCGTCGTTCGTCGATGAGGAAGCGTACAAGGTACAGTTGCCGGGCTGGCTGTCGACCGTCGCGCCCGACGTCGTGAACTGGCACAACGGCGAGCGCATGGCGTACTACGCGCGTCGCGGGCTGTTTGAAGACCTGAGCGGCGACTGGAAGAAGAACGGCTGGGACAACATGTATGCATCGACGAAGGAATCGTCGACGTACAACGGCAAGCAGTATGCGGCGCCGACCGTGTACTACTCGTGGGGCCTGTTCTATCGCAAGGATCTGTTCCAGAAGGCTGGCATCGCATCCGAGCCGAAGACGTGGGATCAGTTGATGGACGCGTGCAAGAAGCTGAAGGCGGCGGGCATCACGCCGTTCGCAGTGGGCGGCCGCGATGCATGGACGCTTGCGGGCTGGTTCGATTATCTCGACCTGCGCATCAACGGCAACGCGTTCCACCAGAAGCTGATGGCGGGCGAAGTGCCGTACACCGATCCGCGTGTAAAGAAGGTCTACACGACGTGGAAGCAGTTGCTCGACGACAAGGACTTTATCGACAACTCGTTGTCGTACGATCTGGACGCGGCGCAGCCGTTCCTGTTCCAGGGCAAGGCCGCAATGATGCTGATGGGCACGTTCATCACTGGCGGTTTCCCGCCGAACGTGAAGCCGAACATGAGCTACTTCCAGTTCCCGATCATCGACTCGAACGTGCCGACGGCGGAAGACGGTCCCGTCGAATCGCTGCATATTCCGGCCAAGGCCAAGAACAAGGCTGACGCGCACACGTTCCTCGCGTTCGTCGAAACGCCGGAGCAGGGCGCGAAGCTCGCGACGGGTCTTGGCTCGTTGTCGGCGAACAGCAAGTCGCCTGAGCCGGAAGATCCCATTTCGAAGATCGGCTTCCAGATTCTGTCGAATACGAAGGGCGGCATTGCGCAGTTCTACGATCGCGACATGACGAAGGAAATGGCCGACGAAGGGATGAAGGGCATGCAGCAGTTCATCGCCGACCCGACGAAGATCGACGCGATCCTTGCGCAGCTCGAGCAGACGCGCAAGCGTATCTACAAGAAGTAA
- a CDS encoding LacI family DNA-binding transcriptional regulator — protein MSTLSEVARRAGVTSATVSNVLRNRGRVGEQTRQRVLEAVEALNYRPHLAARALAEGRAPTIALMVSSIANPFYPEFALAVERAARTSGHFVIICNTNEDPHAGRAYLEQIAGTLSEGVLVMNANLDFDDLRKTEARGAPVVLCMWERPDDPPGLPCVAVDFRLAGQLAAKHLIELGHTRIGAVVGSKPSGIHASRYEGFVDAMREAGLKVPAKNVRYAPDTTEGGYAAARHLLEHDTKLTAIFATNDLPALGTIHAAADLGRDVPRDLSVVGITDIQLAQQSRPPLTTVAVPTVEAAELAVSLLRDLIERPAGKHGAHQKAPRVCVTSAPQLIVRGSTSKR, from the coding sequence ATGTCCACCTTGAGCGAAGTCGCGCGGCGCGCCGGCGTCACGTCGGCCACCGTTTCGAACGTGCTGCGCAATCGCGGGCGCGTCGGCGAACAGACGCGTCAGCGCGTGCTCGAAGCCGTCGAAGCGCTCAACTACCGTCCGCACCTTGCGGCGCGCGCCCTCGCCGAAGGCCGTGCGCCGACCATTGCGCTGATGGTGTCGAGCATCGCGAACCCGTTCTACCCGGAGTTTGCGCTGGCCGTCGAGCGCGCGGCGCGCACCAGCGGCCACTTCGTCATCATCTGCAACACCAATGAAGATCCGCACGCGGGCCGCGCGTATCTGGAGCAGATTGCGGGCACGCTCTCCGAAGGCGTGCTGGTGATGAACGCCAACCTCGACTTCGACGATCTGCGCAAAACGGAAGCGCGCGGCGCACCCGTGGTGCTGTGCATGTGGGAACGTCCCGACGATCCACCCGGCTTGCCGTGCGTCGCCGTCGATTTCCGTCTTGCGGGCCAGCTTGCCGCGAAGCATCTGATCGAGCTTGGGCACACGCGCATCGGTGCGGTTGTCGGCAGCAAGCCCTCGGGTATTCACGCATCGCGCTATGAAGGCTTTGTCGATGCGATGCGCGAGGCAGGCCTCAAAGTGCCCGCAAAAAACGTGCGTTACGCACCCGATACGACGGAGGGCGGTTATGCCGCAGCGCGCCATCTGCTGGAACACGACACGAAGCTGACCGCGATCTTCGCGACCAACGACCTGCCCGCGCTCGGCACGATCCACGCGGCGGCTGATCTCGGGCGCGACGTGCCGCGCGATCTATCCGTGGTCGGCATCACCGACATTCAGCTCGCGCAGCAATCGCGCCCGCCTCTCACAACCGTCGCGGTGCCAACCGTCGAAGCCGCCGAGCTCGCCGTGTCGTTGCTGCGCGACTTGATCGAGCGGCCAGCGGGCAAGCATGGCGCGCACCAGAAAGCACCGCGCGTGTGCGTGACGTCCGCGCCGCAGTTGATCGTGCGCGGCTCCACAAGCAAACGCTGA
- a CDS encoding sensor domain-containing diguanylate cyclase: MLRPSMPHNESERVETLRSLHILDTPPEERFDRLTRLARRLFGVPIAAVTLVDSHRQWFKSHPGIDASETSRDVSFCGHAILDDELFLVNDALLDVRFADNPLVTGDPNIRFYAGYPLTVDNGSRLGTLCLIDVKPRALDDEERVLLRDLARMAEQEISAVQLATTDELTGLSNRRGFESLAQHAIRLCKRAQKPASLLFFDLNGFKNINDVYGHAEGDRALIAFATVLQTALRDSDVIGRLGGDEFVVLLSDSDEEGTTQTIARLRHQLDVHNQSAQTPYQLHCSVGTATYAPDSPQTIDDLLAQADGAMYANKRSQR, encoded by the coding sequence ATGCTGCGACCATCAATGCCACATAACGAAAGCGAACGCGTGGAGACGTTGCGTTCGCTTCACATACTCGATACACCGCCGGAAGAACGGTTCGACCGTCTCACGCGCCTCGCGCGACGTTTGTTCGGCGTGCCCATTGCGGCCGTCACGCTGGTCGACAGCCATCGCCAGTGGTTCAAGTCGCATCCCGGCATCGACGCTTCGGAAACATCGCGCGATGTGTCTTTCTGCGGCCACGCGATTCTCGACGACGAACTGTTCCTCGTGAACGACGCGTTGCTCGATGTGCGCTTCGCCGACAATCCGCTTGTTACGGGCGATCCGAATATCCGCTTCTACGCGGGCTATCCGCTCACCGTCGACAACGGCAGCCGGCTCGGCACGCTATGCCTGATCGACGTGAAGCCACGCGCATTGGACGACGAAGAGCGCGTGCTGCTGCGCGATCTCGCGCGCATGGCCGAGCAGGAAATCTCCGCCGTGCAGCTCGCGACCACGGATGAACTGACGGGCCTGTCGAATCGCCGCGGCTTCGAGTCACTCGCGCAGCATGCAATCAGGCTCTGCAAGCGCGCGCAAAAGCCCGCGTCACTGCTGTTCTTCGATCTGAACGGCTTCAAGAATATCAACGACGTGTACGGTCACGCGGAAGGCGACCGCGCGTTGATTGCATTTGCAACGGTATTGCAAACGGCATTGCGCGACAGCGATGTGATCGGTCGGCTAGGCGGCGACGAGTTCGTCGTGTTGCTGAGTGACTCGGACGAAGAAGGGACGACGCAGACCATTGCACGTCTCAGACATCAACTGGATGTCCACAATCAGTCCGCGCAAACGCCTTATCAATTGCATTGCAGCGTGGGCACGGCGACGTATGCGCCGGACAGCCCGCAGACTATCGACGACCTGCTCGCGCAAGCCGACGGTGCGATGTACGCGAACAAGCGCTCGCAACGCTGA
- a CDS encoding ABC transporter ATP-binding protein: MASISLKGVQKAYGDNAPVIRNVDLEIGENEFCVFLGPSGCGKSTLLRMIAGLEDVTDGDLSIGGRIVNDVPAAERGVAMVFQSYALFPHMSVYENMAFGLKLAKKPKAEIDSKVKEAARILQLEALLDRKPRALSGGQRQRVAIGRAIVREPGVFLFDEPLSNLDATLRGQTRIEIARLHKQFATASVVYVTHDQTEAMTLADKIVLLHSGKDTERYGSIAQIGAPLELYHRPNSRFVAGFIGSPRMNFLPGRVTAIDAQGIDVTLDHTNETLRVEVDGSTLQGGQPVTLGVRPEHLELVTDDASRRDATLARTISLIEHLGEHSYVHLEQPGGAVPIAKVPGNARVEQGERVVFAAPARACHLFTEDGFAVKALNSVEHYA, from the coding sequence ATGGCGAGCATTTCGTTGAAGGGCGTGCAGAAGGCGTATGGAGACAACGCGCCCGTGATCCGCAACGTCGATCTGGAGATCGGCGAAAACGAGTTTTGTGTATTCCTCGGCCCGTCGGGCTGCGGCAAGTCCACGTTGCTGCGCATGATCGCGGGTCTCGAAGACGTGACGGACGGCGACCTGTCGATCGGCGGTCGCATCGTCAATGACGTGCCCGCTGCCGAGCGTGGTGTCGCGATGGTGTTCCAGAGCTACGCGCTGTTTCCGCACATGAGTGTGTACGAGAACATGGCATTCGGCCTCAAGCTCGCGAAGAAGCCGAAAGCAGAAATCGACAGCAAGGTGAAGGAAGCGGCGCGCATCCTGCAACTTGAAGCGCTGCTCGACCGCAAGCCGCGCGCGTTGTCGGGTGGGCAGCGCCAGCGTGTTGCGATTGGCCGCGCGATCGTGCGCGAGCCAGGCGTGTTTCTGTTCGACGAGCCCTTGTCCAATCTCGATGCGACGTTGCGCGGTCAGACGCGAATTGAAATCGCGCGTCTGCACAAGCAGTTCGCGACCGCGAGCGTCGTCTATGTGACGCACGATCAGACGGAAGCGATGACGCTCGCTGACAAGATCGTGCTGCTGCATTCGGGCAAGGATACGGAGCGCTACGGCAGCATCGCGCAGATCGGCGCGCCGCTGGAGCTGTATCACCGGCCCAATAGCCGCTTCGTCGCGGGCTTCATCGGCTCGCCGCGCATGAACTTCCTGCCGGGCAGAGTCACGGCGATCGACGCGCAAGGCATCGACGTCACGCTCGATCACACGAATGAAACGCTGCGCGTCGAGGTCGACGGCAGCACCTTGCAAGGTGGGCAGCCCGTGACGCTCGGCGTGCGCCCGGAACATCTCGAACTCGTCACCGACGATGCATCACGACGTGATGCAACGCTCGCACGCACCATTTCGCTGATCGAGCATCTCGGCGAGCACAGCTACGTGCATCTCGAACAACCGGGCGGCGCCGTGCCGATCGCGAAGGTGCCGGGCAACGCCCGCGTCGAACAGGGCGAGCGCGTGGTATTCGCCGCGCCCGCCCGTGCCTGCCATCTTTTCACCGAAGACGGATTCGCCGTGAAGGCACTCAACTCCGTCGAACACTACGCATAA
- a CDS encoding beta-galactosidase has translation MRLGVCYYPEHWPESMWKDDARRMKALGIEQVRIAEFAWSRMEPSPGEYDWAWLDRAVDVLGDAGLQVVMCTPTATPPKWLVDRHPDILPVGADGRPRAFGSRRHYDFSSPSYFEASRKICEAVAERYGKHPAVAYWQTDNEFGCHNTVVSYSPAAVARFRVWLKERYQNVDALNRAWGTVFWSMEYRSFDEIDAPVATVTEAHPSHRLDYRRFASDEVARYNRMQVEIIRAHSPGRPVAHNFMQLFTEFDHYKVASDLDVATWDSYPLGALEEQWYAPEVKAKFLRTGHPDFASFNHDVYRGMSRLPFWVMEQQPGPVNWAHWNPAPLPGMVRLWSWEAFAHGAGCVSYFRWRQAPFAQEQMHAGLNTPDNRLDIGGGEAEQVAHEIAKVSAADADANANVRSKVALIYDYEAKWLFEIHPQGADFHYPRFAFEYYSALRSLGFDVDVIPADAPLDGYAMIVVPPLPVVPGDFAVRLAASGAQIVLGPRTGSKTPDLQIPANLPPGALASLLPIRVWRVESMRPNVTEPVQVNGASDGLREGHARHWRDLIDAADERSFGVRARFADGHPAYVQHGSVHYFASLFDDRLTESLFARIATEAGLTPTPLGDSVRISRRGKLTYVFNYTNARHVIEGVDASRFVIGAHEVEPQGVAAYRTECTE, from the coding sequence ATGCGCCTTGGAGTCTGTTACTACCCGGAGCACTGGCCGGAATCGATGTGGAAAGACGACGCGCGCCGTATGAAGGCGCTCGGCATCGAGCAGGTGCGAATCGCGGAATTCGCGTGGAGCCGTATGGAGCCGTCGCCGGGCGAATACGATTGGGCCTGGCTCGACCGTGCGGTCGACGTGCTCGGTGACGCCGGTTTGCAGGTCGTCATGTGTACGCCGACGGCGACGCCGCCGAAGTGGCTGGTCGACCGTCATCCCGACATTCTGCCCGTGGGCGCGGATGGACGTCCGCGTGCATTCGGCTCGCGCCGCCATTACGATTTCTCGTCGCCTTCGTATTTCGAAGCGTCGCGCAAGATCTGCGAGGCCGTCGCGGAGCGTTACGGCAAGCATCCCGCCGTCGCGTACTGGCAGACGGATAACGAGTTCGGTTGCCACAACACGGTGGTCAGCTATTCGCCCGCAGCCGTCGCGCGTTTTCGCGTGTGGCTCAAGGAGCGTTACCAGAACGTCGACGCATTGAACCGCGCGTGGGGCACCGTGTTCTGGAGCATGGAGTACCGCAGCTTCGACGAAATCGATGCGCCCGTTGCGACCGTCACGGAAGCGCATCCGTCGCATCGACTTGATTACCGTCGTTTCGCATCCGATGAAGTCGCGCGCTATAACCGCATGCAGGTCGAGATCATTCGCGCGCATTCGCCGGGCCGTCCCGTCGCGCACAACTTCATGCAGCTGTTCACCGAGTTCGATCACTACAAGGTCGCGAGCGATCTCGATGTGGCCACGTGGGACAGCTATCCGCTCGGCGCGCTCGAAGAGCAGTGGTACGCGCCGGAGGTCAAGGCCAAGTTCCTGCGCACCGGGCATCCCGACTTCGCGTCGTTCAATCACGACGTATATCGCGGCATGTCGAGGCTGCCGTTCTGGGTGATGGAGCAGCAGCCCGGTCCCGTGAACTGGGCGCACTGGAATCCTGCGCCGCTGCCGGGCATGGTGCGTCTGTGGAGCTGGGAAGCGTTCGCGCACGGCGCAGGCTGCGTGTCGTACTTCAGATGGCGTCAGGCGCCGTTCGCGCAGGAGCAGATGCATGCAGGGCTCAATACGCCCGACAATCGCCTCGACATCGGCGGCGGCGAAGCGGAGCAGGTCGCGCACGAGATCGCAAAGGTGTCGGCGGCTGACGCCGATGCGAACGCGAACGTGCGCAGCAAGGTCGCGCTGATCTATGACTACGAAGCCAAGTGGCTGTTTGAAATTCATCCGCAGGGCGCGGACTTTCATTACCCGCGCTTCGCGTTCGAGTACTACTCGGCGCTGCGCTCGCTGGGCTTCGACGTCGATGTGATTCCCGCCGATGCGCCGCTCGACGGCTACGCGATGATCGTCGTCCCGCCGTTGCCCGTCGTGCCTGGCGACTTCGCGGTGCGGCTCGCGGCATCGGGCGCGCAGATCGTGCTCGGTCCGCGCACGGGTTCGAAGACGCCTGATCTGCAGATTCCCGCAAATCTGCCTCCGGGCGCGCTCGCATCGCTTCTGCCGATCCGTGTGTGGCGCGTCGAATCGATGCGGCCGAATGTAACTGAGCCCGTGCAGGTGAACGGCGCAAGCGATGGACTGCGCGAAGGTCACGCACGTCACTGGCGCGATCTGATCGATGCCGCCGACGAACGCAGCTTCGGTGTGCGCGCGCGTTTTGCCGACGGTCATCCCGCGTATGTGCAGCACGGTTCCGTTCACTACTTCGCGAGCCTGTTCGACGATCGTCTGACGGAGTCGCTGTTTGCGCGCATCGCGACAGAAGCGGGTCTTACGCCGACACCGCTCGGAGATAGCGTCCGTATCAGCCGGCGCGGCAAGCTCACGTACGTGTTCAACTATACGAATGCACGGCACGTGATCGAAGGTGTCGATGCATCGCGTTTCGTGATCGGTGCGCATGAAGTCGAGCCGCAAGGCGTCGCGGCTTATCGTACTGAATGTACGGAATAA
- a CDS encoding hybrid sensor histidine kinase/response regulator, which translates to MDTNRTLTTIRSGAHQITDHRDDIFFAAVSTTRMPMVVTDPNLPDNPVIFANHAFLRMTGYELPEIIGTNCRFLQGPETDRATIDEVRDAVAHRREIATEVLNYRKDGSTFWNALFISPVFNEQGELVYFFGSQLDVSRRRDAEDALHQAQKMEALGQLTGGIAHDFNNLLQVMAGYVDVLQMGIEGNAQGPVMAQSLDRIRGAVAKATTLTQQLLAFARKQKLVGRPVNLNTLADSMVELARRTLGENVSLKTEYEDGLGNCRVDSTQLEVALLNVLLNARDALASQRDGVVTVRTETVELEQQAMVGFADLRTGRYVSIAISDNGCGIPPEILDRVMDPFFTTKDEGKGTGLGLSMVYGFAKQSGGAVNLYSEPGVGTTLRLYFPAVEGNAQRRPSAPKAIEKAGNEMILIVDDRVEVAEVAQAMLEQIGYRTRVVLNTKEAMEMLQDGTTVDLLFTDLIMPGNMNGVMLAREARRLQPKIKVLLTTGYADASLERTDANGSEFDMIHKPYRRVELARKVRIVLNGPTGVG; encoded by the coding sequence ATGGATACCAACCGTACACTCACAACCATTCGAAGCGGCGCGCATCAGATCACCGACCATCGCGACGACATCTTCTTCGCCGCCGTATCGACGACACGCATGCCGATGGTCGTCACCGATCCGAACCTGCCCGACAACCCCGTGATCTTCGCGAACCATGCGTTTCTGCGCATGACGGGCTATGAGCTGCCGGAGATCATCGGCACCAACTGCCGCTTTCTGCAAGGGCCGGAGACGGATCGCGCGACCATCGACGAAGTGCGGGACGCCGTCGCGCACCGCCGCGAGATCGCGACGGAGGTTCTCAACTATCGCAAGGACGGCTCGACGTTCTGGAACGCGCTCTTCATTTCGCCCGTCTTCAACGAGCAAGGCGAACTGGTGTATTTCTTCGGCTCTCAACTGGACGTGAGCCGCCGCCGTGACGCAGAGGACGCGCTGCATCAGGCGCAGAAGATGGAGGCGCTCGGGCAGTTGACGGGCGGCATTGCGCACGACTTCAACAACCTGCTGCAGGTGATGGCGGGTTATGTGGATGTGCTGCAAATGGGCATTGAAGGTAATGCGCAAGGCCCGGTGATGGCACAAAGCCTCGATCGCATACGCGGCGCGGTCGCCAAAGCCACGACGCTGACGCAACAGCTGCTCGCGTTTGCGCGCAAGCAGAAGCTCGTGGGGCGCCCAGTCAATCTGAATACGCTGGCAGACAGCATGGTCGAACTCGCGCGGCGCACGCTTGGTGAGAACGTTTCTCTGAAGACCGAATATGAGGACGGTCTCGGCAATTGCCGTGTCGATTCGACCCAGCTCGAAGTCGCGTTGCTCAACGTGCTGCTCAATGCACGCGACGCGCTTGCAAGCCAGCGCGACGGTGTCGTAACAGTGCGCACCGAGACGGTCGAACTGGAGCAGCAAGCGATGGTCGGATTCGCTGATCTGCGGACCGGCCGCTATGTGAGCATTGCGATCTCGGACAACGGCTGCGGCATCCCGCCTGAGATTCTCGACAGGGTGATGGACCCGTTCTTCACGACCAAGGACGAAGGCAAGGGCACAGGCCTCGGGTTGTCGATGGTATATGGCTTCGCGAAGCAGTCGGGCGGCGCCGTGAACCTGTATTCGGAACCGGGCGTCGGCACCACGTTGCGACTGTATTTCCCGGCTGTGGAAGGCAATGCGCAGCGTCGTCCGTCCGCACCGAAGGCGATTGAAAAGGCGGGCAACGAAATGATTCTGATCGTCGACGACCGCGTCGAAGTGGCGGAAGTCGCGCAGGCGATGCTCGAGCAGATCGGCTATCGCACGCGTGTCGTGCTGAACACGAAAGAGGCGATGGAGATGTTGCAGGACGGCACGACTGTCGACCTGCTGTTCACCGACCTCATCATGCCGGGCAACATGAACGGCGTGATGCTCGCGCGCGAGGCGCGGCGCCTGCAACCGAAGATCAAGGTGCTGCTGACGACTGGCTATGCCGATGCGTCGCTCGAGCGGACCGATGCGAACGGCAGCGAGTTCGACATGATTCACAAGCCTTATCGGCGCGTGGAACTGGCGCGCAAGGTGCGCATCGTGTTGAACGGGCCGACAGGTGTCGGTTAG
- a CDS encoding lipocalin family protein, translating to MSVEQDVSQEIEHSGSHARAVIAGAAVVAVGLLVACAIVIRRKKGNARMPEPAKSVDVDRYAGRWYEFARYDNHFERGRDFVTADYAKRDDGLISVINTGREGGADGPRRVARGKARVVPESDNAKLKVSFFGPFYVGDYWVLDHADDYDWSIVGEPSGTYLWILTREAKPAVELQRALLERVRALGYDVSMLRRTQQ from the coding sequence ATGAGTGTCGAACAAGACGTCAGTCAGGAGATCGAGCACAGCGGTTCTCATGCGCGTGCTGTCATTGCCGGCGCTGCCGTCGTCGCAGTGGGTTTGCTGGTTGCATGCGCGATCGTCATTAGAAGAAAGAAGGGCAATGCGCGCATGCCCGAGCCGGCAAAGAGCGTCGACGTGGACCGCTATGCGGGGCGCTGGTACGAGTTCGCGCGCTACGACAATCATTTCGAGCGAGGCCGCGATTTCGTCACGGCGGACTATGCGAAGCGCGACGACGGCTTGATTAGCGTGATCAACACGGGCCGCGAGGGCGGTGCTGATGGACCGCGGCGCGTCGCGCGTGGCAAGGCGCGGGTGGTCCCCGAGTCGGACAACGCAAAGCTGAAAGTGTCGTTCTTCGGGCCGTTCTATGTCGGCGACTACTGGGTGCTCGACCACGCCGACGACTATGACTGGTCGATCGTCGGCGAACCGAGCGGCACCTATCTGTGGATACTCACGCGTGAAGCGAAACCCGCAGTCGAACTGCAACGCGCGCTGCTGGAACGCGTCCGCGCATTAGGCTATGACGTGTCGATGCTGCGCCGGACGCAGCAGTAA
- a CDS encoding carbohydrate ABC transporter permease gives MSHSVTRQDINGTPPSQPQASPAPRATRKKRGPSPTARRQRKAALLFLAPACFMVAVYVVWPILSSIWLSFYNWDGMTDKVFVGLANYIELFQAPTFYTALKNNLIWLVLFLLAPPMGLAVALYLNQAVAGIRVVKSLFFAPFVLSGVVVGLIFSWFYDPTFGLFAVILGHGVPVLGDAHYATFGIIFAALWPQTAYCMILYLTGLTSLNSEQIEAARMEGAKGWSMLWHVVLPQLRPVTFMAIVVTIIGALRSFDLISVMTGGGPFESSTVLAYYMYDQAIKYYRIGYSASIAVVLFAIMLVYIVYHLRRMLRNEQ, from the coding sequence GTGTCGCACTCCGTTACACGTCAGGACATCAACGGCACGCCGCCGTCGCAGCCGCAGGCGTCGCCAGCGCCGCGAGCCACGCGCAAGAAGCGTGGACCGTCGCCCACCGCGCGTCGGCAGCGCAAGGCCGCGCTGCTGTTTCTCGCACCCGCGTGCTTCATGGTCGCGGTGTATGTGGTCTGGCCGATCCTGTCGTCGATCTGGCTCAGCTTTTACAACTGGGACGGCATGACCGACAAGGTCTTCGTCGGTCTCGCGAACTACATCGAACTGTTTCAGGCGCCGACTTTCTATACCGCGCTGAAGAACAACCTCATCTGGCTCGTGCTGTTCCTGCTCGCGCCACCGATGGGGCTCGCCGTCGCGCTGTATCTGAACCAGGCGGTGGCGGGCATACGCGTCGTGAAGTCGCTGTTCTTTGCGCCGTTCGTGTTGTCGGGCGTCGTGGTTGGCTTGATCTTCTCATGGTTCTACGATCCGACCTTCGGCCTCTTTGCCGTGATACTCGGCCACGGCGTGCCCGTGCTCGGCGATGCGCACTATGCGACGTTCGGCATCATCTTCGCCGCGCTATGGCCGCAGACCGCGTATTGCATGATTCTTTATTTGACGGGTCTGACATCGCTGAACAGCGAGCAGATCGAAGCCGCGCGCATGGAAGGCGCGAAGGGCTGGTCGATGCTGTGGCATGTGGTGCTGCCGCAGTTGCGGCCCGTCACCTTTATGGCAATCGTCGTCACGATAATCGGCGCACTGCGCAGCTTCGACCTGATTTCGGTGATGACGGGCGGCGGGCCATTCGAAAGCTCGACCGTACTCGCCTATTACATGTACGACCAGGCGATCAAGTATTACCGCATCGGCTATTCGGCATCGATTGCCGTGGTGTTGTTCGCGATCATGCTCGTGTACATCGTCTATCACCTGCGCCGTATGCTGCGCAACGAACAGTAA